The nucleotide window CTTACACTCTTCcatatgtttttatttgttgttgttgttgagagCCGAAGTAGGCAATCAAGTTCtacatggtaatcatatttAATCATCTACAACATTATTACAAACATCATAATAGTACATACCTTTATTCGTAAACCGCAGCAGATTTATCTTACCGAGTTTAATTTTAAATTGGTTTTTATTCATCATCGGATAGACGGTAAAGATAACATTACATGATGGATGAGAAACTGAAATTGGTAGAAACGAAAAGAGGTCAGATTTACAGCACTGTAGCCTACCATTGTCACGCATACTCATCAGAGAAGATCGATAACTATTATGCCATCATCTCGATTACCACTTTGTCTGTGGTCGTTTTCATATTCATGGGATTAGAATTCTTAGGTAAGTACAAGCTGAACGAGAACCCTTTTATCGTACCAAAAATAACGGACAAGTTCCTCccttacatgttttttttttcactcgcttaaatcatgttttaacgaaaaataAAGCTGACTCGGTTTTAATATCAAACTCTATGAATTTTCATAAGTCTATAATCCGAAAACATATAGGCTATAGTGCAGTTTTTGCCCCTACTATGATCCAAGAAATAGTAACCGCGTGGAAATGAACTCAAACACttgaaaaacaataacaaactcTGACTTGAGTGCTGTATGCAAAATTAGGGTGAACAAAAGCAGAGggtttaaaacaaattttaatcaaatttcttgatgtttttttttttctcgagaaGCTATCACAATAGggctcttttatattatactGCTCATTCACTTGGATTTAATTGAAACGATTTGACGAAACTTTAGCGTTattttgtcagaaggaagtataGCAAAAGTTTTATTACCAGTTTGTATTCTAACACAAATGTTAGTATATACAGGTTACTACTGTAGCGAACAAAGTTAATTTCAAAAACAAGATTGAAGCAATAAGCGTGACCATGAATcatttacaacatttcaaagtCTACAACATCACTGAACATGTTTGGTCGTATTGATTGGCAAGGAACAGGATTTAAGTATATATGGAGTCATCTTTGATCAGTGAAGTGTATAAAACAGCACAGACACGAAATATTGGTGAAAGCTCCTGCCAAAGTTCTATCAATTTTCCGAGTACAGTTTTCCGAGTACCAATATGAGTACAGGCGTCATTAGTATATGAGTTTTAGTATAGTTTGGTTTTAGTATACGAGACAGCAAACCACGAGGACGATCTGTGGGTACCAATAAGGTACTCGATTACGAGTTCGAGTACACGGACTCGACTAATTTTCTCAAAAGCatctttgttttatcatttaacTCTTGAAAGAATTCAAAAGGTGGCATCATTATTCAATAtgttaacattatatatatattttttagcctttgaagaagatcctgctaggatcgaaacgtcaggccaacttacttttatacaacAACATTATACTTACTAGGTTTTTTGGGGACGCGGGgcgggggaaggggaggggcgtGGTCTGACAAAGTGACAACATATTAAATGCTTAAATTTATACATCAGACTAGACATTTGATATGCCGGTTGgtcttatttctttttgtgtatGAATGAATTTTCATCAATTCATTTTGGTCTCTTTACATGCAAGTAAATCAAAATCATTACTGCAAGTTACTTTCCTAATGTACATATTCATAGGATCCCTGGCAAAGCCTTGTATTTTGCCTCCAATCATGTCACATATGGAGACGTTATAGACCTCCCtaagaaatgttaaaatgtttgCTCGAAGTATAAGTAAAGAATGCTTGGCAAAATAGTTAAATTGATAGGTGAATAAAGTCACAATTGCAACAAATTGATCTTATTAAGGATCTTAAGCCATCCCTATACTTAAGGAAATGAcgaaattattttttatttatattttcaaatttcttgcAGCATAAAGGATAACGTgaacattttaacaaatattcTATGGAAACATGTCGGTGTCGTTACAATGTAAAGATTTCAATGTAAATACGTTAAAGCTTTTCAACCAAATCACTCATTCTTCCAGACGGACGTAATATGTTAACAACTTTACCAGAAAATGATCAATATCGTATATTGATTAAGTCAGACCAACTTATTTGATTAATTGCAACTTGATTATAACTGTAGCTATCAATTGCAAATTGATAACGGTAGCTATCacatttcaacaattttatcattttgcaCATGCATTTAACGTAAAATTAACAACTATATCTGAAAGGTTCTTATCGATTCTATAACATCCGACGATTTGCGAGAAAAAGGGtgtaacaaaatgataaattgaaggAATCGTGTTTTTCAGTTGATCAACTTTTTacaaaaaattgcaaatttatAAATGAAGGATTTAACACGGTACATTTTTCGAAAATTGTTGAAATGCAAAGCACCGTGTCGAGTGAGTATATAACTTGTCATCGAATTGTAAAATGTTAATTTCTCTAAATTCAGCAATTATTATAACCACTGCAACAGGTTCTAatttctatataaaaaataagtgAGCAATTCGAAACTCGTAGACAATTGTATCAAAGTTTGGAACAGTCTGATGGCCCCTACCTTCTCCATGCATAGTTTTCTGTCATCGTAAAGATTAGGTAAATATTAACCACTTGTTGGTCAACGCTTTATCTATCAGttaatgtgtaaatattaaacCGTACGTATGATATACCCTTCAACTTCACATTAGTTCTATATCCTTTTTCAGAAAATATTCTTCCAATAATAGGTCACTATTTGTAGCTGGCCATAAGGCATATACCCAATCATTCCTTTCTAAACTATGTCGTCCACTTTGGAAAGTTAATGGTTGAAAACCCTGAGCAACAAAAATCTAGTGCTCGTCTGGGAATTGAAGTAtccttatttttgttttaaactgcaATCTTCATTTGTGTCAGCGCCGTAAATTGACACATTGTCCCGTATGCCATGGCCTCACATCGGATCTTATCAAATCGGCTAGCTAGGctaagcagggagttgttccataacaactcccttggCCAACCCATACAATTGAACTGACAGTTGGTGGACTAAGGATATAGCTATATAGCGGTGGGGTCAGCTCTtgtctccattttttttaatggaagCAGGAGTATGTTGCTTTATGCTATTCTAACTATAAGGATGGATTCCACGGCATGTGCTTTATATCGTTCAGACGGATCCTCAGTTGACAATACGACACAATATTAAGGTTGATATATTGTAAACTGTTTAAAATAACAGTTTTCAGTCCAGTATTAATTTCTATTCTATACCGTTTAAGTTTTAGAAATGATATTGATGCTTATCAATTAAAGTTGCTGAACAACGTATTCGTAACTAAACACAGACCATTATAGGTCAtatcctcagatgcaacacaaactcaattggaaaatataaaatacatgttATGGTCATATAAATAATCTGTTTGTAAAGCATTAGATATTGGTTAAGAAAAGTGGTCTTGCACGTCATTCAAGTGGGTTCTGTAGATCGTATGTAGTTAAAAGAACATATGTTTTATTCAGCTTTTAAAGTTTttataaaacacaaaattagCATTAAAATTTAGGCTTTCGATGAAGagccgacgtcatcatcaattcaGCCCTCAAAGGGTATTTATCagatatttaacatattttaatggtGAGTATATATCTTGAAACCCATACCATAGAAATAGTATAACCATCACCAAAGCTTTGTAAGGGTGTTtatcatatatttatcatattttaaaggtgaatatatatatcttgagaCCCATACTATAGAAATAGTATAACGTGCATCACCAAAGGTTTTTAAGGGTGTTAATCAGATATTTAACATGTTTTaaaagtgaatatatatatcttgagaCCCATACTATAGAAATAGTAGCACCATCACCATAGGTTTTTTTTTACGGGTATTTATCAGATATTTAACATATTTGAATGGTGCATATTTTGAGACCCATACCATAGAAATGGTATAACATGCATCACGAAAGGTTTTTAAAGGAGTTTATcagatatttatcatattttaaaggtgaatatatattttgataccCATACTAAAGAAATAGTATAACATGCATCACGAAAGGTTTTTAAGGGTGTTTATcagatatttatcatattttaaaggtgaaaatatatatcttgAGACCCATACTAAAGAAATAGTATAACATGCATCACGAAAGGTTTTTAAGGGTGTTTATcagatatttatcatattttaaaggtgaaaatatatatcttgAGACCCATACTATAGAAATAGTATAACATGCATCAccaaatgtttttctttcatatcttGGACTATATATGACATATCATAATGAAGCTTCTGTCTTTATTAATTCTCGAGCGTAAGGAGTATCAGCCTCACGCATGAGGTATATTGATCCATTTCTCAGTTTTAtgatttataataataattataacactTATATGGTGCTCATTATTGCACGTAAACGTACATTCACCTTACAAAATtacaaccctggtcattggtaacttgacacacctacacaccaaagtgtgcacaattcaatcaatctctcctggggcaccacagtgcaccacaaccacgtgtcccccgggggacttcccatatagggtgcagccacaaaccggcgcacgcaactatatttacaagttacctcgcaggtccccatttatacacctgggtgaagagaggcaatggagataaagcgccttgcccaaggacacaacgcaatgatctggccaggccagggctcgaacctgtattccttagatcacaagtccactgccttaacgacttgaccacaacgccctcattTCGATAAGAAGTGCAACCTACCTAAACTTCATAATTTGttcaaacagaaaaatgttgtgTAAAAacaagttggcctgacgtttcgatcctagcaggatcttcttcagaggctaaatgacaagttacagtaacagaggggacaaaaacacgcacagaatacagacaggttataatgagcacggtgaacacaatgagatagatgaaaggggattataagtagacaagAAAAATGTTGACAGTTTTTGTACTCCATTTCGTCATAAAAaagtgttttattttgataattaaaCAAGAACGGAAGTAACGGGGGgaattcaaaatttaaaacgTCATCTCTAAATGTCGTCATTCGCCGGAATTTCGACACAAACTTTATCGAAGTTGAGAAGGAAAAGTTGTAACATCATCTCGAGTGTTGACAACTAAACACTTCAAATTCTTCTTTACCCACTGATAAAGGCAACCCAGATCATTGCATAATTTCAAAGCACGGTAATCACATGAAAACATCTGTTTGCGCGTAGTGATTAAGAAACTGTAAAGAAAGTTtcagtatttgaaaaaaaatggcatTGAATTATAATCATTGTCAAAGTACTTATTTGTGGATGTGTTGTTCTAAACTTTTGGATTTAACCATCTTCCTTGAAAAATAGAATCATCGAGCACTCAGAGGCCCTCAAATGTGAACCCCTGCCTTTAAATGTCTGGCATTTACCATCTTGTTGGGATTttctaaaagaaaaagaaaaatagagggcagtaGACTACGACAGATTAGTAGGTGTAGGTGTAGGCATCGAATATAATAAACAGCTGCTCGGCAACTACGGCATAACCACAGCACTAGCACTTTACATTGTTAAAAATATTGCAGCTTCTATATGCCTAACTTACTATAGTTAAGAACGACAAGAACGCATGTAAACTTTACTGAGAACTATGGAACAGAtttcttcaaattcaaataCTGGACAGATATGTACATGTCGAAGAGTGCAAAAATTGGCTTCGAACGGTCATTCAAATGATATCTCAGTATCAAATATGAAGCCTGCACCAAACTCTATTGGCCATGGTTGTGATGTTGCCATTAGGTCGAAATATGGTGATGATGTGCCAATGTTAGACGTTTGTGCTGCTGCCGAAGACCATTGTCACCCACCCAGTGCCACCAAGCTAACGCAATTATCTAACAAAACAGCTAGAAACAAACTCATGATTGTTAGTGTtctatgttttcttttcatggtCGCTGAATTCACTGGTAAGTAGGCTAGAACTGTAAGTAGTTTTACACTGAACTGTCactttagtgtaggcctacagtagcctaGGCCAAACCTGGCCTTAGTTGGTACTAGCCCAGGTTAAACTAAGTTAGGGTCTATGCCTATCCCGAATGGGAAATAAACATCTCCAAAGCAGTTGAAGGAGCTCAATGCCATTCGGAAATACTGTATAGCATTTCTGTGGTTCAGTGGAAAAATTTCAACGCACTCTGGTTTTACCAGCATCAATATGATTTCAACAGGATCCCTTATCATTCTCTGTTGTTCGTAACAAGTGCTACACTCATTGATTTGCAAACATTTGATGTACAGACTTTTTGATGTGCTTTTTTTTTGTCGACAGGTGGCCTTCTATCCGGAAGTCTGGCCATCATGACAGATGCTGCTCATCTGCTAAGTGATCTCACCGGTTTCATCATAAGTCTTTTTGCTCTGTGGTTTGCAAGGAAACCTGCCACGACTCGGATGTCTTTTGGCTTCTATCGAGCTGGTAAGTGGGAcatccccccaaaatactagttgcAACAACATTAATTAGTAGATGACATTGAAAGTAGAAAGAATCCTAAAATAGGGGTCATTCCATATGAAATCACCAGATTTTGGATAAAATTTTACCACCCTCCTCAAACATTAGAGCACTATGAAATAAGCATACTGTGAAAACATGGTTGCATTGCTTTGTGTCCGATTTACAGTATGGACCGATTTGCCGCCGGCCAGGTGACATTTTGGCATTTacacttttaattgtaattatGAAACTAGAATTAGCAAGTGTATTGGCAATGACCTTGAAACATGCATATTACTGGCAGTGTATAGAAAGCAATGAGCTGGAAGTATAATATACCAGGACCCAAAAGCCTGAGAAAAGGCAAAGCAGGGAAAAAACGTACTGTGAAAATCTCAAACTTTAAGGATTTTTCATTAATAAATTATGCCAAACATCCTTCTGAAATGTACACACAGGGTACTTACTAGATCTCTTCCAAGAAAAACATATTCAGCTACCTTCAACCTGAACCATTTTGACTTTTTAGCTGTAAAATACAAACCTCTTTTGCACATTGGAGCAACTCCACAATACAACATTGTAATAGGAGGGTAGTCGGatgttcaattgctgatatACGACttcaaaatcaagaaaatgtctCTTGGCTGGcaaattgcaaaatttcaaacatcatTAATCAAACAACTTTGAAGCAATGCAATTGAAATGTTCACAGTATGCATACTGTAATTCGTAATGCTCTAATCGTACGAGGAGGTTGGTTATTTTTGGAGGGGGTCGAGCAACAGCCTCTGTGTTTTGACACAGAATGTCCCGATAATACATTTATGAACAGGACGTACATGATATTAGTTTATATCTTAAATTTCTGTCTcctttaatatgtaaaagactATTTTAGTGCAGGATTTTGTCAGTACAATTTTGCTTTCTTAGTACAGCCTGGGATCAAATCTCTCCCCGTCCCACCCCACCCTTGCATCACACAATCCCACCTGCCTGGCCCTGAACAATTTTTTATTGTGTGTACTTACAGtacttttgaaattaatttcaatctttgtttttcatttaaaatgtgACTGTTCTGTACTGAATCTGCTCTGTACTGTAGGTACGATATTTGCTACTAGCAATATTTGTACCTCTGCAATAATTTGATCCCTTTTGCAGGTTGTAGAGCTCATATTTCCTATTCAATTTACCAGAATACTCAaaatttgtttgcttttatgttttgatatatatttttttcttcagaaatcaTTGGTGCTGTAATAAGTGTACTTCTCATCTGGGTCTTAACAGCGGTGTTGGTGTACATGGCTATAATGAGATGCATAAGCATGGACTATGACATAGATGCCGATATAATGCTGATCACGGCATCCTGCGGTGTGGTGATCAATATCTTGTAAGTTCAAAGTTgccttttcttctcttttaatCTGATAAGTTATTATTCTTATCAAGATTTCTGTTTTGGCTAGGATGGTACTGTAATATTTGAAGTCTAGGTCCACGTTTATTTACACTATGGCGCTAAgttttagtgtttatagtgaaaGCAGATCTACGTACagtaaagttactgtcacataATGTGACGTCAactagagaaagaaaaaaaatcaatgaataATCATTGCAAAAGATTTCAATCAGTTTGTTAAGATGTATTGTAAAACTGTGTGATTTTAGGGATCCATTACTCTGAGGTTTCTGTGTGCATTTTATGTCAGACTTGTCCAGCAGCATCTGCCAGCATGGTTAATTTTCTGGGCACAGTAAGCTCAGTAATTTCCAAACCCGAATTCAGGTCGATAAGCCACGTTGTTTGAACAGTGGGTGCAGTTCATTTGTCTTCTCTGATCCTTACAAATGTTACATGTTATAAGTAGATTGCTACACAGAcagtattttcattgttttaaaagattgatttttgtttttagtttaaGGATATCAGAATAGTCGGAAAACAGATCTATGTGTTATGTAACATTGCCAGGCAGGTCTTAATATTGTGTTTTGAAAAACACTTAGCTGTAACACTCCTCTCATTACAACTTCCATTCGCTACTGTTGCGGCTTCACAAAGAGAACACATACATTGACAACAGAAAGAATTGGTTATGTTTATTGGATGCACCAAAACCTTGATTGATTGCCTTTTTAAGAATACAAATTAATTTTCAGAACATCGGACTTCTcttattcttctctctttctttgcTATTGCTAAAAGGTTCAGACTCAGGCCGAGTTCCTAAGAGCTGTTAACAAAGTTTAGGTACTGTTGTGCTTCTGTCATAATTACTGTACaaagtgtcattctttttcacCTTGGGTGTTTCATGCaagatttttttctgttttgtagtCATTTGATTTgaagtttttaaaaatgtttcattcCACCCCTTTTTTGGCAGACTTATTTTAGTCCTTCAGTTTGTCGGTCACTCACATGGCGGTGGCGGTCACAGTCATTCCTTCCTGTCCAGTAGCCACGGCCACGATGACCATGGCGACAGTAAGTCGGGTAAGAAGAATCTCAACGTGAGGGCAGCATTCATCCATTGTATCGGAGATTTATTACAGAGCATTGGCGTAGTCATCGCTGCTGTGATTATTAAAGTTAAGGTGAGTATATTGATCAATATCCTGTTAAATTAATGCGAGTAATACTGGATGCTGACcgaaataaaaaaatgtgatatttttcttaaattctgAAGTTTTAGATCATTAAAATCATTGAAAGTGAATGTACTGTACCTTTAATACGCACACAGCCTTTAATAGCTGTGAATCATAAATTTAGAGTGACTCTCGGTAGGCACTTTATTAAAATTCATTTGCCCCAACTGATTCTAACCTATTAAGAGCAGTTGCAATGCTTTTATAGCATCCCAGAGTTAAAAATGATTTGTTATTTTAGAAAGAGATGGCACAATAAGAAAGATGTGGCATCGGTATGGCCATTTTGAGAATAATACAGCATTTTCTCAGAAGCATCGAAGGGTACTGACAGCCTGagtaaaaaaattaactttggaAATTTTGTGATACAGAAATCTAAAAGACTTCTTTCAGACTCTTCATGTTGTTAACTAAAGAAGTTGGAAGTGACAAACAAGTTGACAGACCTAGACAAGGCAGGAAGAAGCATTTGCAGTAAATCAGCTTGGTTATAGGTGAAAAGGCtgcaagtactgtacatatcataCAGTAgataaaaatttgttttgtagGAGAGTCAGGCAGAATTATATGCTTACCTACATGGAGTGATATGCTGCATAGATTGTAGGGTACCCAAGCCTTAAGGgttcacatactgtacacaataagttaaatattttcttcagaattttttttttcttcttcgtgGGCCTGACTTGACCTTTCATACCGTAGATAGTAAGAATGATATGATTTAATGTACTTTTTCTAACTCCTGTGTGGAAAACTGCATTTGGGAACAAGGTTAATGATCATGAGCTTGGCTGGCCTAACCagcatagaaaaaaaaagacccaACCTAGTAATACAAtgtttacatgaatatatgtaaacatgtaGCTGTTTGAAGTAGCTTAATTCCTATTGAATGTAATATTAGTCAATATCCTGCAAATGTCCCCATTGACTGCTGGCTGGCTGGTACTGCTGTTATTGATATTTGCTTTCACCTCTCTTTGATATTGAAGCTACAACCTACTCTACTGTAAGCACCTGTTGAAAGTGTCAATCAAAATGTCACAGA belongs to Apostichopus japonicus isolate 1M-3 chromosome 4, ASM3797524v1, whole genome shotgun sequence and includes:
- the LOC139966461 gene encoding proton-coupled zinc antiporter SLC30A2-like isoform X2; this translates as MMDEKLKLVETKRGQIYSTVAYHCHAYSSEKIDNYYAIISITTLSVVVFIFMGLEFLGGLLSGSLAIMTDAAHLLSDLTGFIISLFALWFARKPATTRMSFGFYRAEIIGAVISVLLIWVLTAVLVYMAIMRCISMDYDIDADIMLITASCGVVINILLILVLQFVGHSHGGGGHSHSFLSSSHGHDDHGDSKSGKKNLNVRAAFIHCIGDLLQSIGVVIAAVIIKVKPEYKLADPICTFLFSVIVMFTTVTILRDAMLVLMEGVPKNVDYTVVRKELETIPGVRMAHSLHVWSLTTTCSAMAVHLAVEPGTETQQVLFNASSLVCQKFGFSFTTIQVEYYIEGTMSSCIRCIGPC
- the LOC139966461 gene encoding proton-coupled zinc antiporter SLC30A2-like isoform X1 translates to MEQISSNSNTGQICTCRRVQKLASNGHSNDISVSNMKPAPNSIGHGCDVAIRSKYGDDVPMLDVCAAAEDHCHPPSATKLTQLSNKTARNKLMIVSVLCFLFMVAEFTGGLLSGSLAIMTDAAHLLSDLTGFIISLFALWFARKPATTRMSFGFYRAEIIGAVISVLLIWVLTAVLVYMAIMRCISMDYDIDADIMLITASCGVVINILLILVLQFVGHSHGGGGHSHSFLSSSHGHDDHGDSKSGKKNLNVRAAFIHCIGDLLQSIGVVIAAVIIKVKPEYKLADPICTFLFSVIVMFTTVTILRDAMLVLMEGVPKNVDYTVVRKELETIPGVRMAHSLHVWSLTTTCSAMAVHLAVEPGTETQQVLFNASSLVCQKFGFSFTTIQVEYYIEGTMSSCIRCIGPC